From Roseibium alexandrii DFL-11, the proteins below share one genomic window:
- the miaB gene encoding tRNA (N6-isopentenyl adenosine(37)-C2)-methylthiotransferase MiaB, giving the protein MTSRPEAELDTSAAAETKTASGDNTRKVFVRTYGCQMNVYDSERMTDVLAPQGYSTTADMEEADLVILNTCHIREKAAEKVYSELGRIRKVKEERAKAGKDMMVGVAGCVAQAEGEEISRRAPIVDMVVGPQSYHQLPSLLDKARQGQKVVETEFDIDAKFDHLSARAEKPIMKRPPAAFLTVQEGCDKFCTFCVVPYTRGAEVSRSVEQIVTEAQRMAASGVREVTLLGQNVNAYHGEAADGSTWGLGKLLRRLSEIDGLDRLRYTTSHPRDMDDDLIEAHRELKSLMPYLHLPVQSGSDKILKAMNRKHTRDEYFRLIDRIRVAAPDIALSGDFIIGFPGETDQDFEDTMDLIRRVEYGSAFSFKYSQRPGTPGATMEDQVPEDVKSVRLQELQALLSEQQKAFNASRKGMTCDVLLEKKGRNPGQLVGKSPWLQPVQLDAPESMIGSVQAVEIVEIGSNSLFGRLIAGQDAADGSGAIPAPAA; this is encoded by the coding sequence ATGACGAGCCGCCCGGAAGCAGAACTGGACACCTCCGCAGCCGCGGAAACAAAGACCGCATCAGGTGACAATACGCGCAAGGTTTTTGTGCGCACCTACGGCTGCCAGATGAACGTCTATGATAGTGAGCGCATGACCGATGTGCTTGCACCACAGGGCTATTCCACGACGGCAGATATGGAAGAGGCCGATCTGGTTATCCTCAACACCTGCCACATCCGGGAAAAGGCCGCTGAGAAGGTCTATTCAGAGCTCGGGCGGATCCGGAAGGTCAAGGAAGAACGGGCGAAAGCCGGCAAGGACATGATGGTCGGTGTTGCCGGCTGTGTGGCACAGGCGGAAGGCGAGGAGATCTCGCGCCGGGCTCCGATTGTCGACATGGTCGTCGGTCCGCAGAGCTACCATCAGCTGCCCTCGCTTTTGGACAAGGCACGGCAAGGCCAGAAAGTTGTCGAAACCGAGTTCGACATCGATGCGAAATTTGACCATTTGTCGGCGCGGGCTGAAAAGCCGATCATGAAACGGCCGCCGGCCGCATTCCTGACGGTTCAAGAAGGCTGCGACAAGTTTTGCACCTTCTGCGTCGTTCCTTACACGCGCGGCGCCGAAGTCTCCCGGTCCGTGGAGCAGATCGTTACCGAAGCTCAGCGCATGGCGGCGTCTGGCGTGCGGGAAGTGACCCTGCTTGGTCAGAACGTCAACGCCTATCACGGTGAGGCTGCGGATGGGTCAACCTGGGGGTTGGGCAAGCTTCTGCGCCGCCTGTCGGAAATCGACGGGTTGGACCGGCTCCGCTACACCACCAGCCACCCGCGCGACATGGATGATGATCTGATTGAAGCGCACCGGGAACTGAAGAGCCTGATGCCGTATCTGCATCTGCCGGTGCAGTCCGGGTCTGACAAGATCTTGAAGGCCATGAACCGCAAACATACGCGGGACGAGTATTTCCGTCTGATCGACCGGATTCGGGTAGCAGCTCCTGACATTGCACTTTCCGGTGACTTTATTATCGGTTTTCCGGGTGAAACGGATCAGGACTTTGAAGACACGATGGATCTGATCCGCCGTGTCGAATATGGCTCTGCCTTCTCGTTCAAATATAGCCAGCGCCCCGGCACACCAGGGGCGACCATGGAAGATCAGGTGCCCGAAGACGTCAAATCTGTGCGGCTGCAGGAACTCCAAGCACTTTTGAGCGAGCAGCAAAAAGCCTTCAATGCGTCCCGCAAAGGCATGACCTGTGATGTGCTTTTGGAGAAGAAGGGCCGGAACCCGGGACAGCTGGTCGGAAAGTCTCCATGGTTGCAGCCGGTCCAGCTTGATGCACCAGAGTCCATGATCGGCAGTGTACAAGCGGTGGAAATCGTTGAGATCGGAAGCAATTCGCTGTTCGGACGGCTGATTGCGGGGCAAGATGCTGCTGATGGATCCGGTGCCATACCGGCCCCGGCGGCTTAA
- a CDS encoding lysophospholipid acyltransferase family protein: MAEIKAVLTILVLTVVSLILIPLQWVAVKLNLPIQKHLPHLWHKIATGLVGIRIHQDGQPSAERPLLIAANHASWVDITVIGSLMPLSFIAKSEVSGWPVFGLFAKLQRTVFVNRTRRSQTAEVADTIAGRMAEGDAMVLFAEGTSNDGNCVLPFRSALLGAATRAAGHDQDTTVWVQPLSIAYQGLFGMPMGRVYRPHVAWYGDMELAGHLWGIFRHGALDVAIQWGEPVRVDPATDRKALTLQLEREVRALTMAALRQKPVERFDSDEIDAPEFFSNEEKTAKAGA, encoded by the coding sequence ATGGCTGAAATCAAGGCGGTTTTGACGATCCTGGTATTAACGGTCGTCTCGCTGATCTTGATTCCACTGCAGTGGGTTGCAGTGAAGCTGAATCTCCCAATCCAGAAACACCTTCCCCATCTGTGGCATAAGATTGCAACCGGCCTTGTTGGTATACGCATTCATCAGGACGGACAGCCGTCGGCTGAACGTCCTTTGTTGATTGCCGCCAACCATGCATCCTGGGTGGATATCACCGTTATCGGTTCTTTGATGCCGCTGTCCTTTATCGCCAAGTCGGAAGTTTCCGGCTGGCCGGTCTTTGGTCTGTTTGCCAAGCTTCAGCGGACGGTTTTCGTCAACCGCACCCGGCGATCGCAAACGGCAGAAGTTGCTGACACAATTGCAGGCCGGATGGCAGAGGGCGATGCCATGGTGCTCTTTGCGGAAGGCACATCCAACGATGGGAATTGCGTTTTGCCGTTCCGCTCGGCTCTCTTGGGAGCTGCAACGCGCGCCGCGGGGCACGATCAAGACACCACTGTTTGGGTCCAGCCGTTGTCGATTGCCTATCAGGGCTTGTTCGGAATGCCGATGGGGCGTGTGTACCGTCCGCACGTCGCCTGGTACGGGGATATGGAGCTGGCGGGCCACCTTTGGGGCATCTTTCGGCATGGTGCTCTCGACGTTGCGATCCAATGGGGAGAACCTGTTCGGGTCGATCCTGCAACGGACCGGAAAGCCCTGACTCTGCAGTTAGAGCGGGAGGTGCGCGCCCTGACCATGGCTGCTTTGCGCCAAAAACCGGTCGAACGGTTCGATTCCGATGAAATCGATGCTCCTGAGTTCTTCTCAAATGAAGAAAAAACCGCTAAAGCTGGCGCCTGA
- a CDS encoding Fur family transcriptional regulator, with product MTDERTLSLVELCVQKGMRMTEQRRVIASVIEQASEEHPDVEELYRRSVAIDPKISISTVYRTVKLFEDAGMVERHDFRDGRSRYETVPDEHHDHLIDLRSGQVIEFRNEEIEALQEFIAKKLGYKLVDHRLELYGVPIDPKKGGDTDG from the coding sequence ATGACGGACGAGCGGACACTATCGCTGGTGGAACTTTGTGTCCAAAAAGGCATGCGCATGACCGAACAGCGCCGCGTGATTGCCTCGGTGATCGAGCAGGCCTCCGAAGAGCATCCGGACGTTGAGGAACTCTATCGCCGATCCGTTGCGATTGATCCTAAGATCTCCATCTCCACGGTCTACCGCACCGTCAAACTGTTTGAAGATGCCGGCATGGTTGAGCGCCATGATTTTCGCGATGGCCGTTCCCGTTATGAAACTGTGCCCGATGAGCATCATGATCATCTCATTGATCTGCGCAGCGGGCAGGTGATCGAGTTCCGGAACGAGGAAATCGAGGCCTTGCAGGAGTTCATTGCTAAAAAGCTGGGCTACAAGCTGGTGGATCACCGGTTGGAACTATATGGCGTTCCGATCGATCCGAAAAAGGGCGGGGACACCGATGGCTGA
- the rimI gene encoding ribosomal protein S18-alanine N-acetyltransferase, with protein MSFWWFWSQPPVIEEALDEDLLKVAEIHAASFKHAWDVEELARMKAQSGTSILVARRASPYGTQGPLGFLILRTAADEAEVITIAVHPRQRGRGIGKKLMEDGLFRLYGERCKSLFLEVDSSNEAAILLYRSLGFREVGRRKGYYSDSGGDGTALVMRVDLG; from the coding sequence ATGAGTTTTTGGTGGTTCTGGAGCCAGCCGCCGGTCATTGAAGAGGCGCTGGACGAAGATCTGCTGAAGGTCGCCGAAATCCACGCAGCTTCATTCAAACATGCCTGGGACGTGGAAGAGCTTGCCCGTATGAAGGCGCAATCCGGAACGTCCATTCTGGTCGCGCGGCGGGCCAGCCCTTACGGAACGCAGGGACCACTTGGTTTTTTGATCCTGAGAACAGCCGCAGATGAAGCGGAAGTCATTACGATCGCTGTACATCCACGCCAGCGTGGCCGTGGGATTGGAAAGAAGCTGATGGAGGACGGTTTGTTCCGCCTCTATGGAGAACGCTGCAAGAGCTTGTTTCTGGAAGTGGATTCGTCGAATGAAGCCGCCATTTTGCTTTATCGTTCCCTTGGATTCCGGGAAGTTGGCCGGCGAAAAGGGTACTACAGCGACAGTGGAGGAGACGGGACAGCGCTTGTCATGCGCGTCGATCTTGGTTAG
- the tsaB gene encoding tRNA (adenosine(37)-N6)-threonylcarbamoyltransferase complex dimerization subunit type 1 TsaB, with the protein MRVLAIDTALANCAAAVLDDGTASACFETCGEEIGRGHAEKLMDMIGTVMAESSTAFSDLDRVAVTVGPGSFTGLRVGLAVARGFGLVLEKPVVGVTTLAAIARSCAPGDNGSPILVALTGKGDEVYCQLFSHDGEPLDFAGVHTLSDLAMTLPEDIRFAGSAADRVADAVGAENTCVISRCGYPGIRAVAELGLITDPRGASPSPLYLRPPDATPQTKGRIERQ; encoded by the coding sequence ATGCGTGTTCTGGCAATCGATACAGCACTGGCCAATTGCGCTGCCGCCGTTCTTGACGATGGCACCGCCTCAGCGTGTTTCGAAACCTGTGGCGAGGAAATCGGCCGCGGCCACGCGGAAAAGCTCATGGATATGATCGGAACCGTGATGGCCGAGAGTTCGACAGCCTTTTCCGATCTCGACCGGGTCGCCGTAACCGTCGGACCGGGCAGTTTCACCGGTCTTCGTGTCGGGTTGGCCGTAGCCCGCGGGTTCGGTCTGGTTCTGGAAAAGCCGGTTGTCGGTGTCACCACATTGGCGGCGATCGCACGGTCCTGTGCACCCGGCGACAATGGTTCCCCAATCCTCGTTGCTCTCACCGGAAAAGGTGACGAGGTCTATTGTCAGCTCTTTTCTCACGATGGCGAACCACTGGACTTTGCTGGTGTTCATACCCTGTCAGATCTTGCAATGACACTGCCTGAGGACATAAGATTTGCCGGTTCGGCGGCAGACCGTGTTGCCGATGCAGTGGGAGCGGAAAACACCTGCGTGATTTCCAGGTGTGGGTATCCGGGAATACGGGCCGTTGCCGAGCTGGGTCTCATAACGGATCCGCGAGGGGCGTCTCCCTCCCCATTGTATTTGCGGCCGCCGGATGCGACGCCGCAGACGAAGGGAAGGATTGAACGACAATGA
- a CDS encoding NifU family protein, which translates to MFIQTEATPNPATLKFLPGRVVLPEGTYDFRSKADAGASPLAEKLFDVPGVAAVFFGHDFVTVTKDDTDWQHMKPAILGVIMEQFMSGQPVMNAGESEDIEEGEFFEEGDQETVATIKELLETRVRPAVAQDGGDITFKGFKEGIVYLSMRGACAGCPSSTATLQHGIQNLLRHFVPEVEEVRPI; encoded by the coding sequence ATGTTCATTCAAACCGAAGCCACACCGAACCCGGCAACCCTCAAGTTCCTTCCAGGACGGGTTGTCCTGCCGGAAGGAACATATGATTTCCGGTCCAAGGCTGATGCCGGCGCATCGCCGCTTGCGGAGAAGCTTTTTGATGTGCCGGGCGTCGCAGCCGTTTTCTTTGGCCATGATTTTGTGACTGTAACCAAGGATGACACGGACTGGCAGCACATGAAGCCGGCAATTCTCGGCGTCATCATGGAGCAGTTCATGTCCGGGCAGCCGGTCATGAATGCGGGTGAAAGCGAAGACATCGAAGAAGGCGAGTTCTTTGAGGAAGGCGATCAGGAAACTGTCGCGACCATCAAAGAGCTTTTGGAAACCCGCGTGCGTCCTGCTGTCGCACAAGATGGCGGCGACATCACTTTCAAGGGTTTCAAGGAAGGGATCGTCTACCTTTCCATGCGCGGTGCCTGTGCCGGATGCCCGTCTTCGACCGCAACGCTTCAGCACGGCATCCAGAATCTTCTGCGCCACTTTGTGCCGGAAGTTGAGGAAGTGCGTCCAATCTAA
- a CDS encoding universal stress protein produces the protein MVAIRKSNEEGHRRKFLVVVDDTPECDRAIVYAAKRAARTSGVVTLLFIIARGDFQHWLGVEDIMRAEAHQEAEATLAKAAQRVRSVARTEPETVIREGTMSEEILELIEADADIAILVLAASTNADGPGPLVSSIAGKSAGTFPIPVTIVPGNLDDDSIAALA, from the coding sequence ATGGTAGCAATTCGAAAAAGTAACGAAGAGGGTCACCGCCGGAAGTTTCTGGTGGTGGTCGACGACACGCCGGAATGTGATCGCGCAATTGTCTATGCAGCCAAGCGGGCAGCGCGCACCAGCGGCGTGGTCACATTGCTGTTCATCATCGCACGCGGGGATTTTCAGCATTGGCTGGGTGTTGAGGACATTATGCGTGCCGAAGCGCACCAGGAGGCAGAAGCCACGCTGGCAAAAGCAGCGCAACGGGTTCGCTCAGTCGCCCGCACGGAACCGGAGACGGTTATCCGAGAAGGCACCATGAGTGAGGAAATCCTCGAGTTGATTGAAGCTGATGCCGATATCGCCATCCTCGTTTTGGCAGCAAGCACCAATGCGGACGGACCGGGGCCGTTGGTTTCCTCGATCGCTGGAAAATCCGCAGGAACCTTTCCGATCCCTGTGACCATCGTTCCGGGCAATCTGGATGATGATTCCATCGCCGCGCTAGCCTGA
- the hslU gene encoding ATP-dependent protease ATPase subunit HslU: MTDFSPREIVSELDRYIVGQKDAKRAVAIALRNRWRRQQLEGQMREEVLPKNILMIGPTGVGKTEISRRLAKLARAPFTKVEATKFTEVGYVGRDVEQIVRDLVEAGISLVREEKRESVKAKAHVLAEERVLDALVGANASPATRESFRTKLRDGDMDDKEIEVEVPAQAQMPSFDLPGMPGASVGVMNVSDLLGKAFGGQTKTKRINVRDSHQLLVNAESDKLLDEDKIVEEAISLVENSGIVFLDEIDKICAREGRAGGDVSREGVQRDLLPLIEGTVVSTKHGPVRTDHILFIASGAFHVAKPSDLLPELQGRLPIRVELRALTKEDFRAILTEPEASLIKQYVALMETEGLKLSFTEDSIEEIASVAVDLNGSVENIGARRLQTVMERILDEISFTAPDRSGEEVEITAEFVHDNIGDLAKNVDLSKFIL; encoded by the coding sequence ATGACTGACTTTTCTCCGCGTGAAATTGTATCTGAACTCGACCGCTACATCGTTGGCCAGAAGGATGCCAAACGTGCGGTGGCCATTGCCTTGCGCAACCGCTGGCGCCGCCAGCAGCTTGAGGGCCAGATGCGCGAGGAGGTTCTGCCAAAGAACATTCTCATGATCGGCCCGACCGGTGTCGGCAAAACCGAGATCTCCCGGCGTCTGGCGAAACTGGCGCGGGCTCCCTTTACCAAGGTTGAGGCCACCAAGTTCACCGAAGTCGGCTATGTGGGCCGGGACGTTGAGCAGATCGTCCGTGACCTTGTGGAGGCAGGTATCTCGCTTGTGCGCGAGGAAAAACGAGAATCTGTGAAAGCCAAGGCCCACGTCTTGGCAGAAGAGCGTGTTCTGGATGCGCTTGTTGGAGCTAACGCCAGCCCGGCCACCCGGGAAAGCTTCCGCACCAAGCTCCGCGACGGCGATATGGACGACAAGGAAATTGAGGTGGAAGTGCCGGCACAGGCACAAATGCCAAGCTTTGACTTACCGGGCATGCCGGGTGCGAGCGTCGGTGTGATGAATGTTTCGGATCTGCTCGGCAAGGCGTTTGGCGGGCAGACGAAGACGAAGCGTATAAATGTGCGCGATTCCCATCAGCTCTTGGTGAACGCGGAATCCGACAAGCTTCTGGATGAAGACAAGATCGTCGAGGAAGCGATCTCGCTAGTAGAGAATTCGGGCATCGTTTTTCTCGATGAGATCGACAAGATCTGCGCCCGGGAAGGCCGCGCCGGCGGTGATGTCTCGCGAGAGGGTGTTCAACGCGATCTCCTGCCGCTGATCGAGGGCACGGTCGTGTCGACCAAACATGGCCCGGTTCGCACCGACCATATTCTGTTCATCGCGTCTGGCGCGTTCCATGTTGCGAAGCCCTCGGATCTTTTACCGGAATTGCAGGGTCGCTTGCCGATTCGGGTTGAGCTGCGGGCACTAACCAAGGAAGACTTCCGGGCGATCCTGACAGAGCCTGAGGCGAGCCTGATCAAGCAGTATGTTGCCTTGATGGAAACTGAGGGTCTGAAACTGTCATTCACCGAAGATTCCATTGAGGAAATCGCTTCGGTGGCCGTGGATCTGAACGGATCGGTTGAAAACATCGGTGCGCGGCGTTTGCAGACCGTCATGGAACGCATTCTGGATGAAATCTCCTTCACGGCACCAGACCGGTCCGGGGAAGAGGTCGAAATTACGGCAGAGTTCGTTCACGATAACATTGGCGATCTGGCGAAGAACGTCGATCTGTCGAAGTTTATTCTGTAA
- the hslV gene encoding ATP-dependent protease subunit HslV, whose product MSESREPAVWHGTTIMMVRKGGKVVIAGDGQVSLGQTVIKHTARKVRPLAKGEVIAGFAGATADAFTLFERLESKLEQYPGQLMRACVELAKDWRTDRYLRKLEAMMLVADKNTSLVLTGTGDVLEPEGGIMGIGSGGNYALAAGRALAETDFDAETIARKAMAVAAEICVYTNESITVEVLETAE is encoded by the coding sequence ATGAGCGAATCGCGTGAGCCGGCTGTTTGGCACGGCACCACCATCATGATGGTCCGCAAGGGCGGCAAAGTGGTTATCGCGGGCGATGGTCAGGTATCGCTGGGACAAACTGTTATCAAGCACACGGCCCGCAAGGTCCGCCCCCTTGCAAAAGGCGAAGTGATTGCCGGATTTGCAGGGGCAACGGCCGATGCCTTCACCTTGTTTGAGCGTTTGGAATCCAAGCTTGAACAGTATCCGGGCCAGCTGATGCGGGCCTGTGTCGAACTGGCCAAGGATTGGCGGACAGACCGGTACCTGCGCAAACTGGAAGCCATGATGCTGGTTGCAGACAAGAATACGTCTCTTGTTCTGACCGGGACAGGCGACGTCCTGGAGCCGGAAGGCGGGATCATGGGGATCGGTTCTGGTGGCAACTACGCGCTTGCAGCTGGACGTGCCTTGGCGGAAACAGATTTCGACGCGGAGACGATCGCCCGCAAGGCGATGGCGGTGGCCGCTGAAATCTGCGTCTACACCAACGAAAGCATCACGGTGGAAGTCCTCGAAACCGCCGAATAG
- a CDS encoding NADPH-dependent FMN reductase, with protein sequence MRNPKILVLSGSARAGSYNSQLAALAAKKLAILDAKVTRISLKDYLLPIYDGDLEEADGVPDNAEKLKTLFADHDGIFIACPEYNAGITPLLKNALDWISRVKGPGDAYRGKVFALGAASPGGFGGMRGLIGMRTILEVGLGAMVLPQMVSVAKASAAFNERGDLTDERASANLDKMIDALLRATLIELSH encoded by the coding sequence ATGCGAAACCCAAAAATACTCGTTTTGTCCGGTTCTGCACGCGCTGGATCCTACAACAGCCAGCTTGCGGCTCTTGCTGCGAAAAAACTGGCGATCCTGGATGCGAAGGTGACGCGTATCTCGTTGAAAGACTACTTGCTTCCAATCTATGACGGGGATCTTGAAGAGGCAGATGGAGTTCCGGACAACGCGGAAAAACTCAAGACACTGTTCGCTGACCACGACGGCATTTTCATCGCTTGCCCGGAGTATAACGCGGGTATCACGCCGCTGCTAAAAAACGCGCTCGATTGGATCAGTCGGGTCAAAGGGCCGGGGGATGCCTATCGCGGCAAGGTTTTTGCCTTGGGCGCTGCGTCGCCTGGCGGCTTTGGAGGCATGCGCGGCCTGATCGGCATGCGAACGATCCTCGAAGTGGGGCTGGGCGCGATGGTGTTGCCGCAGATGGTTTCCGTCGCAAAGGCAAGTGCGGCTTTCAATGAGCGCGGGGATCTAACGGATGAGCGGGCATCCGCCAATCTCGATAAGATGATCGATGCACTTTTGCGTGCGACCCTGATAGAGCTATCCCACTGA
- a CDS encoding class I SAM-dependent methyltransferase, whose product MKRIGIKREAIRDKLEKADAVRMKVLDEVKFIRSWAQNPLRTGAVAPSGPELASKMVSFLILRPHSKVVELGPGTGVVTKALFDAGFLNRDLNLIEYSTDFCEHLGGRYPGLPVLQGDAYALRQTLSKPGGFLHGAAEDDLILDGIVSSLPLLNRPEICRRAFLEEALQLLKPGAPLIQFSYGLAAPVKPLTRSVSVYSSEWIWKNLPPARVWVYRKAN is encoded by the coding sequence TTGAAGCGGATCGGGATCAAGCGGGAAGCCATTCGGGACAAACTTGAAAAAGCGGATGCGGTCCGTATGAAGGTCCTGGACGAGGTAAAATTCATCCGGTCCTGGGCGCAAAATCCGCTTCGTACGGGAGCTGTTGCGCCCTCCGGACCCGAACTTGCTTCGAAAATGGTCTCTTTCTTGATCCTGCGGCCGCACTCAAAGGTCGTTGAGCTGGGGCCGGGGACTGGCGTGGTGACAAAAGCACTTTTTGATGCTGGGTTTTTGAACCGCGATTTGAACCTCATTGAGTACAGCACGGACTTTTGTGAACACCTTGGTGGGCGGTATCCAGGTTTGCCCGTCCTGCAAGGTGACGCCTATGCCTTGAGGCAAACCCTTTCCAAACCTGGTGGGTTTTTGCACGGGGCTGCAGAGGACGATCTTATACTGGATGGCATCGTATCGTCTTTGCCGTTGCTGAATCGGCCAGAGATTTGCCGTCGTGCGTTTCTGGAAGAAGCTCTACAGCTTTTAAAGCCAGGAGCGCCGCTGATCCAGTTTTCCTACGGTCTGGCAGCACCTGTGAAGCCACTCACCCGGAGTGTTTCGGTCTACAGTTCGGAATGGATCTGGAAGAACTTGCCTCCGGCCCGCGTTTGGGTTTACCGCAAGGCGAACTGA
- the dnaJ gene encoding molecular chaperone DnaJ: MSKRDFYEVLGVARDADDKALKSAYRKMAMQFHPDRNPGDAEAEAKFKEVNEAYDTLKDGQKRAAYDRFGHAAFENGGFGGGGGAGAHDFSSTMSDIFEEFFGMGGGGRRSGGRERGADLRYNLDVSLEDAFTGKTVEIEVPTSITCDICSGSGAKPGTSPTTCRTCGGAGRVRAAQGFFTLERTCPSCQGKGQVISDPCTGCGGSGRKTQERTLSVNIPAGIEDGTRIRLAGEGEAGARGGPSGDLYIFLSIRLHDLFQRDGADLYCRVPISMSTATLGGQFDVPTVDGATSRVKVPEGTQTGKQFRLRGKGMPIMRSSQHGDMYIQVTVETPTNLTKRQRELLAEFEQEASGENHPASAGFFSKVKDFIDNLST; this comes from the coding sequence ATGTCGAAACGTGATTTCTATGAAGTTCTGGGAGTTGCTCGTGATGCGGACGACAAGGCGCTGAAAAGCGCTTACCGCAAAATGGCGATGCAGTTCCACCCAGACCGCAATCCAGGCGATGCGGAAGCTGAAGCGAAATTCAAGGAAGTCAATGAAGCCTACGACACGCTGAAAGACGGCCAGAAACGCGCAGCTTACGACCGGTTCGGCCATGCGGCCTTTGAAAATGGCGGTTTCGGCGGTGGAGGCGGCGCTGGCGCCCATGACTTCTCTTCAACCATGTCCGACATTTTCGAAGAATTCTTCGGAATGGGCGGTGGGGGGCGCAGATCCGGTGGCCGCGAGCGCGGAGCAGACTTGCGCTACAATTTGGATGTTTCCCTTGAAGATGCGTTTACGGGCAAGACGGTCGAGATCGAAGTCCCGACAAGCATTACCTGCGACATATGCTCAGGGTCTGGCGCGAAGCCGGGGACAAGTCCGACAACGTGCCGCACATGTGGCGGTGCTGGCCGGGTTCGTGCGGCGCAGGGCTTCTTTACGCTGGAGCGCACGTGCCCAAGCTGTCAGGGCAAGGGCCAAGTAATTTCCGATCCATGTACCGGATGTGGCGGGTCGGGCCGGAAGACCCAGGAACGGACCTTGTCCGTCAATATCCCGGCCGGCATTGAAGACGGCACACGTATCCGTCTTGCAGGTGAGGGCGAAGCAGGTGCGCGCGGTGGCCCATCCGGCGACCTATACATTTTCCTGTCGATCCGTCTGCATGACCTATTCCAGCGCGACGGCGCAGACCTTTATTGCCGGGTGCCGATCTCCATGTCGACCGCGACACTCGGGGGTCAGTTCGACGTTCCAACAGTCGATGGTGCAACAAGCCGTGTGAAGGTGCCGGAAGGGACCCAGACTGGAAAACAGTTCCGTCTTCGGGGCAAGGGGATGCCGATCATGCGCTCGAGCCAGCATGGCGACATGTACATCCAGGTCACTGTGGAAACGCCGACAAATCTGACCAAACGTCAGAGAGAACTGCTTGCGGAGTTCGAACAGGAAGCCTCGGGAGAGAACCACCCTGCTTCTGCGGGTTTTTTCTCCAAGGTTAAGGATTTCATCGACAATTTAAGCACATAA